One segment of Rosa chinensis cultivar Old Blush chromosome 6, RchiOBHm-V2, whole genome shotgun sequence DNA contains the following:
- the LOC112170624 gene encoding uncharacterized protein LOC112170624 produces MRQSKATRQSKLMRFISSPIRTLTKAKNFYMRSLEDCAAKVGYGGGVGGYTASQVPQLPRSFSVNSSSSNDDEDLRQLLRTASSKKNNDAEKGDNKAAGSDMNRRGRPNVSIKQPTMNNGMGMRSYSVGLKMGRIDEERASTFEEDEVEMKADFYTRSRSYAVNKRFAGFV; encoded by the coding sequence ATGAGGCAGAGCAAAGCAACTAGGCAAAGCAAGTTGATGCGCTTTATTTCTTCACCCATTAGGACTCTAACCAAGGCCAAGAACTTCTACATGAGGAGTTTAGAAGATTGTGCTGCCAAGGTGGGTTACGGCGGCGGCGTGGGTGGTTACACTGCTTCACAAGTTCCACAGTTGCCAAGGAGCTTCAGCGTCAACTCCTCCAGTTCGAACGATGATGAGGATTTGAGGCAGCTTCTAAGAACGGCATCGTCAAAGAAGAACAACGATGCAGAGAAAGGGGACAATAAGGCAGCAGGTTCAGATATGAACCGAAGAGGAAGACCAAATGTTAGTATTAAACAACCGACAATGAATAATGGGATGGGGATGAGGAGTTATAGTGTTGGATTGAAGATGGGAAGGATTGATGAGGAAAGGGCTTCGACTTTTGAGGAAGATGAAGTCGAAATGAAGGCGGATTTTTATACAAGAAGCAGAAGTTATGCTGTTAACAAGAGATTTGCTGGATTTGTGTAG
- the LOC121049922 gene encoding FBD-associated F-box protein At3g52670-like — MDIEFDNLSDLPSDVTEKILSFLPMKEAVRTSILSSKWRYKWAILPDLVFDELGFPGVLYKHDKLVKMVDHVLFLLIGPINKVKLSHKGLNGTADIDRWILHLSRNSMREFIFRFWKKPEYKMPSCAFEDLSFQNTLKLTGICISLEANGDQRPVPGGSSNLLKLLTQCAHVQGLDIQNYFLNVRQEGQALVGGVNSWLDDNQNFQLRKLQIVEVHGISSTKAGLDFIKFLLLNSPMLEKVFCKPASHYSSPELLKKMIQFKRSSSLAEIIYLAP, encoded by the exons ATGGATATTGAGTTTGACAATCTCAGTGACTTACCAAGTGATGTTACGGAAAAGATTTTGTCATTTTTGCCAATGAAAGAGGCAGTGAGGACAAGTATATTATCAAGCAAGTGGAGGTACAAATGGGCTATCCTTCCAGATCTTGTGTTTGATGAACTGGGTTTCCCAGGAGTACTTTATAAGCATGACAAATTAGTGAAAATGGTTGATCATGTGCTCTTCCTTCTCATTGGTCCAATAAACAAGGTCAAGCTTTCTCATAAAGGTCTTAATGGCACCGCAGATATTGATAGATGGATTCTTCATCTATCAAGAAATTCTATGAGAGAGTTCATATTTAGGTTTTGGAAAAAGCCTGAATACAAGATGCCTTCAT GTGCTTTTGAGGATCTTAGTTTTCAGAACACCTTAAAGCTTACAGGTATTTGCATTTCTTTGGAAGCTAATGGCGACCAAAGACCGGTTCCTGGCGGTTCTAGCAATTTGCTCAAGCTTTTGACTCAATGTGCTCATGTTCAAGGTCTTGATATTCAAAATTACTTTTTAAAT GTTCGTCAAGAGGGACAGGCTCTTGTGGGAGGGGTGAACTCTTGGTTAGATGACAACCAGAATTTCCAACTCAGAAAACTGCAAATTGTGGAAGTACATGGCATCAGTAGCACGAAAGCTGGACTAGATTTCATCAAATTTCTGCTTTTAAATTCACCAATGCTTGAGAAGGTGTTTTGCAAGCCTGCATCTCACTATAGTTCTCCTGAACTATTAAAAAAGATGATCCAGTTTAAGCGTTCCTCATCCCTTGCGGAGATAATCTACTTGGCCCCATGA